The Acidobacteriota bacterium sequence AGCCGCTGGGGTTACCTCACAGAACGCCGGGGATGAGCGCGCGGCGGGAGGGTGGGTAGTCGGGGAAGGTGCGGCGGTACCAGCGGTGGCGCCAGAGCGCGCGGGGAACCAGGTTGGCGGCGGTCCAGAGGGCGAAGGCCAGCGCCGGCAGCGACCAGGCCATCAGCGCGAACCCGATCCACTCGATCATCTCGCCAGCCAGGTTCGGCGATGACAGGAACCTGAAGGCACCGCCCCGGGGGATGAGGTAGCGCCCCTGCTGCTGCCGGCGCAACTGTGCCAGGCGGTAGTCGGTGGTGACGTTCAGGGCCGCTCCTGTCAGGAACGCCGCCGCGCCGGCGATGAAGCAGCCGTCCAGCAGCCACTCCCACGGGTAGTCTGCCGCGTAGCCCAGGAACCAGCCGTTGAGGAGGCCGTTGACAACGTTGAAGACGAAGCCCGAGGCGCAGATGGCGACCGGCATCGGCCGGCTGTAGCGGGGCACGATCCAGGGCCACACCAGGGTCCGGTGGCCGTAGTGGATCACCCAGGCGGCCACCAGCAGGTCGGCCACCGGATGCCGGTTGCCGGCCGAAAGGTACACGGCCGGCAGCACGCACAGCGCGGGCAGTTCCATGACGACCCAGCCCCAGCAGGCCGCCACCCGCGGACCGCGCGGGTTTCCGCCG is a genomic window containing:
- a CDS encoding 3-oxo-5-alpha-steroid 4-dehydrogenase gives rise to the protein MNFELSGFDTIVVIWAALAIPVFIYSLVGTDHVGRTGGNPRGPRVAACWGWVVMELPALCVLPAVYLSAGNRHPVADLLVAAWVIHYGHRTLVWPWIVPRYSRPMPVAICASGFVFNVVNGLLNGWFLGYAADYPWEWLLDGCFIAGAAAFLTGAALNVTTDYRLAQLRRQQQGRYLIPRGGAFRFLSSPNLAGEMIEWIGFALMAWSLPALAFALWTAANLVPRALWRHRWYRRTFPDYPPSRRALIPGVL